The nucleotide sequence TACTGAAGGATAAATTCCCAAAGATGCTATTTTTCTGGAAAGCACAGTGGTTGCATCTAAATGCGAAAACGTAATAGCGGGAGCAGGATCTGTTAAATCATCTGCAGGAACATAAACTGCTTGTACGGAAGTGATAGATCCTGTTTTTGTAGAAGTAATTCTTTCCTGCATAGCCCCCATTTCAGAAGATAAAGTCGGTTGATATCCTACTGATGAAGGAATTCTTCCTAATAATGCTGAGACCTCAGATCCAGCTTGAGTAAAACGAAATATATTATCTATAAAAAATAATACATCCTGTCCTTTTTTTTCACCTTTTTCTCCTTCTAAATATTGATCTCTATAATATTCAGCTAATGTTAATCCAGACAAAGCCACTCTTGCTCTAGCTCCAGGAGGTTCATTCATCTGACCAAAAACAAAAACAGCTTTAGACTCTTTCAAAGATTCTTTATCCACCTTAGAAACATCCCAATATCCTTTTTTCATAGATTCCATAAAAGACTTTCCATAATTTATAATTCCAGATTCCAACATTTCTCTCAATAAATCGTTTCCTTCTCTAGATCTTTCTCCAACTCCTGCAAAAACAGATCTTCCTCCATGTCCTTTGGCCACATTATTAATTAATTCCTGTATCAATACAGTTTTTCCAACTCCTGCTCCCCCAAATAATCCAATTTTTCCTCCTTTAGGATAAGGTTCTATTAAATCTATAACTTTAATTCCTGTATATAATATTTCTGTATCAGTAGATAAATCTACAAATGCAGGAGCCTCCCTGTGTATTGGTTTCGTTTTATATCTATCGATATCTCCTAATCCATCTATA is from Blattabacterium cuenoti and encodes:
- the atpD gene encoding F0F1 ATP synthase subunit beta — translated: MDKKKFKGIITQIIGPVIDVSFKEGSFLPKIYDALEVYSSMKNKIILEVQQHIGDNNVRCISMEVTDGLQRGQEVYALDRPICIPIGKSINGRVFNVLGDCIDGLGDIDRYKTKPIHREAPAFVDLSTDTEILYTGIKVIDLIEPYPKGGKIGLFGGAGVGKTVLIQELINNVAKGHGGRSVFAGVGERSREGNDLLREMLESGIINYGKSFMESMKKGYWDVSKVDKESLKESKAVFVFGQMNEPPGARARVALSGLTLAEYYRDQYLEGEKGEKKGQDVLFFIDNIFRFTQAGSEVSALLGRIPSSVGYQPTLSSEMGAMQERITSTKTGSITSVQAVYVPADDLTDPAPAITFSHLDATTVLSRKIASLGIYPSVDPLDSTSRILSPDIINESHYNCAQRVKEILQKYNSLQDIIAILGIEELSEEDRLIVSRARRVQRFLSQPFHVAKQFTGIEGEFVKIEDTIKGFNMIIDGELDGIPEAAFNLKGTIEQVIESGKKML